In the genome of Pelobacter seleniigenes DSM 18267, one region contains:
- a CDS encoding DUF294 nucleotidyltransferase-like domain-containing protein — MSEESIFFLPVKDYCHRGLITCQLTDRVVDAALMMRSKEISSLIACDEHGQPIGIMTDRDLRSKVVAEGKDPATLTVAQVMTAPVISVTEHDSLFDVLYCMSRHRIHRVGVVDQHNTLVGIINESDIIRLQNRSPQRLLRAIDEAGKIAELKTIHGETQQLVVFLSRSGVPTNQLIRLISLLNDQLSDKLVKLLKRGRFAEMGRNSAFLVLGSEGRREQTLKTDQDNAMIYADDVTAEELTDIEAFSHLLIDALIEIGVPECPGGIMARNDFWRRSLSQWQDAIDGWIASPSGKNILNFSMFSDMRTLCGNVALERDLRAHVIRRAEENTIFLARMAANVCRFVPPLGWFGRIKTESGGKYAGQLDLKKAGIFALTEGVKTLALSIGVLGGNTHDKLLLLQDRGVLSQQQVNDIDASFYLLTFLRLRSQVADHVAGREISNHIFPAALDRVEQGRLKLALEVVDSFEGMLKQHFQLDMLRG; from the coding sequence ATGTCCGAAGAATCGATTTTTTTTCTGCCGGTCAAGGACTACTGTCACCGCGGTTTGATCACCTGTCAGCTCACTGATCGAGTGGTTGACGCTGCCCTGATGATGCGCAGCAAAGAGATCTCCAGCTTGATCGCTTGCGACGAGCATGGGCAACCGATCGGAATCATGACCGACCGCGATCTGCGCAGCAAAGTGGTCGCCGAAGGCAAGGATCCTGCCACCTTAACGGTTGCCCAGGTCATGACCGCTCCGGTGATCTCCGTGACGGAACACGACTCCCTTTTTGACGTCCTCTATTGTATGTCCCGGCACCGCATTCACCGGGTTGGGGTGGTCGATCAGCACAATACCCTGGTCGGGATCATCAATGAATCGGATATTATCCGCCTGCAGAACCGTTCCCCGCAACGTTTGCTGCGGGCCATCGATGAAGCGGGAAAGATTGCCGAACTGAAGACCATTCATGGGGAAACGCAGCAGCTGGTGGTGTTTTTAAGCCGCAGCGGGGTGCCGACCAATCAGCTGATCCGGCTCATTTCACTGTTGAACGATCAGTTGTCCGACAAACTGGTCAAACTGCTCAAACGCGGCCGTTTCGCAGAGATGGGGCGGAACAGTGCCTTCCTGGTTCTGGGCAGTGAGGGGCGGCGTGAGCAGACCCTGAAAACCGATCAGGACAATGCCATGATCTATGCCGATGACGTCACGGCCGAAGAACTGACTGACATCGAAGCGTTTTCCCATTTACTGATTGATGCGCTGATCGAAATCGGGGTGCCCGAATGTCCCGGCGGAATCATGGCGCGCAATGACTTCTGGCGGCGTTCGCTCAGCCAATGGCAGGATGCCATCGACGGCTGGATCGCGTCTCCCAGTGGCAAAAATATCCTCAATTTCAGCATGTTTTCAGATATGCGGACTCTCTGTGGTAATGTCGCCCTGGAGCGGGATTTGCGCGCTCATGTGATCCGCAGGGCTGAAGAAAATACCATTTTTCTGGCCCGGATGGCCGCTAATGTCTGCCGTTTTGTGCCGCCCCTCGGCTGGTTTGGACGGATCAAGACCGAATCCGGTGGGAAATATGCCGGCCAACTCGACCTGAAGAAGGCGGGGATTTTTGCCCTCACTGAAGGGGTTAAGACCCTGGCCTTGAGCATTGGTGTCCTGGGCGGGAATACCCATGACAAATTATTGCTTTTACAGGACCGCGGGGTTCTCAGCCAGCAGCAGGTTAACGATATCGATGCCAGTTTTTATTTGCTGACTTTTTTACGTCTGCGCAGCCAGGTTGCGGATCATGTCGCCGGGCGGGAAATCAGCAATCATATTTTTCCTGCGGCCCTGGATCGGGTTGAGCAGGGCCGGCTCAAGTTGGCCCTGGAGGTGGTCGATTCTTTTGAAGGCATG
- the mprF gene encoding bifunctional lysylphosphatidylglycerol flippase/synthetase MprF: MSKFNSRIWGSLLAVALFGAALWVLHRSLGAFHYQDIVRQLHTIPANSLMMALVLTGCSYLVLTTYDLLAVRYINRKLAIPKVMLASFASYALSNNIGLSLLMAGSVRYRFYSTWGLSAEEILRLVGFTVVTFWMGLLTVGGGVFVFSSLSLSQVSGLAFISVHALGWIFLALVFSYLLVLKVRKTPLRLRSWIFSLPTFSLGGAQLVIGTLDWILAGSVLYVLIPPSSPVTFAQFLGVYLLAQIVALISHVPGGLGVFESVILLFLPGIPAAALLGSLLLYRGIYYLLPLALATLVLVGTEMYARRRVVSRLVKAAGQWGGLMVPQLLALSTFVAGAILLFSGATPAEPQRLHWLKEFLPLPVMEISHFLGSLIGAVLLLLARGIQRRLDAAYLLTAGLLAAGSVFSLLKGVDYEEALLLGGMLLALLPCHRYFYRKSSLLGESFSLEWIVTILIVFSCSAWLGFFAYKHVAYSHELWWHFSFHGDAPRFLRAVVGAGAFLLLFGLVRLLKPAKVEPQLPDAVGLEQARQVIDSVPETAANLALLGDKALLFSAQRDGFVMYGIEKRSWIALGDPVGSLDVARDLAWQFRELVEQNGGQTIFYEVGPKLMHIYLDMGLMLFKLGETARVPLADFSLEGKKRSSLRYTKRHLEKEGYCFEVIPAPPSGALLTEIKAVSDAWLGTKNVREKGFSLGFFDTSYLANFPLAVVRRHDEIIAFANLWPGPDQEELSIDLMRFRPESPSGIMDFLFVNLLLWGQEQGYRFFDLGMAPLSGMENRPFAPVWHRIGAFVFRQGEHFYNFEGLRAYKQKFNPLWEPRYLACPGGLALPQALLNVSTLISGGIKGLIGR, translated from the coding sequence ATGTCGAAATTCAATTCCCGGATTTGGGGCTCCTTGTTGGCCGTCGCTTTGTTTGGCGCCGCACTGTGGGTGTTGCATCGTTCCCTTGGTGCGTTTCATTATCAAGATATTGTCCGCCAGTTGCATACCATCCCTGCAAACAGCTTGATGATGGCGCTGGTGCTGACCGGCTGCAGCTATCTGGTGTTGACCACTTACGATCTTTTGGCCGTCCGCTATATCAACCGCAAGTTGGCGATACCGAAAGTGATGCTGGCTTCCTTCGCGAGCTATGCTCTGAGTAACAATATCGGCCTGTCTCTGTTGATGGCGGGTTCGGTCCGCTACCGCTTTTATTCGACCTGGGGTTTGTCGGCCGAAGAGATTTTGCGCCTGGTCGGATTTACCGTGGTGACCTTCTGGATGGGCCTCTTGACTGTGGGCGGTGGGGTCTTTGTTTTCAGTTCCCTAAGCTTGTCACAAGTGTCAGGTTTGGCATTTATATCTGTCCATGCGCTGGGCTGGATCTTTCTTGCTTTGGTCTTTTCCTACCTGCTGGTCCTTAAGGTGCGAAAAACTCCGCTCCGTTTGCGATCCTGGATCTTCAGTTTGCCGACCTTCTCTCTGGGGGGAGCCCAACTGGTCATCGGAACCCTTGACTGGATTCTGGCCGGCAGTGTCCTTTATGTGCTTATTCCGCCTTCCTCACCGGTGACGTTTGCCCAGTTTCTTGGGGTTTATCTGCTCGCTCAAATTGTGGCTCTGATCAGTCATGTGCCGGGTGGGTTGGGGGTGTTCGAGTCGGTTATTTTGCTCTTTCTCCCGGGAATTCCCGCTGCTGCGCTGCTTGGCAGTCTCCTGCTTTACCGGGGTATTTATTACCTGCTGCCGCTGGCGCTGGCCACTCTGGTCCTGGTCGGCACGGAAATGTACGCTCGGCGGCGCGTTGTCAGTCGCCTGGTGAAGGCTGCTGGTCAGTGGGGCGGGCTGATGGTTCCTCAGCTGCTGGCTCTTTCCACCTTTGTTGCCGGGGCGATCCTGCTGTTTTCCGGCGCGACTCCGGCGGAACCCCAGCGACTCCACTGGTTGAAGGAATTTTTGCCACTCCCGGTCATGGAAATTTCCCACTTCTTAGGCAGCCTGATCGGGGCGGTCCTGCTGTTGCTGGCCAGGGGGATTCAGCGCCGGCTGGATGCAGCGTATTTGTTGACCGCGGGATTGCTCGCGGCCGGGAGTGTGTTTTCACTGCTCAAAGGAGTGGATTACGAAGAGGCCTTACTGCTTGGAGGGATGCTGCTGGCACTGCTGCCCTGCCATCGGTATTTCTACCGCAAATCTTCGCTGCTGGGGGAATCGTTCAGCCTGGAATGGATCGTGACCATCCTGATCGTGTTCAGCTGTTCGGCCTGGCTCGGTTTTTTTGCTTACAAGCACGTCGCCTATTCCCATGAACTATGGTGGCACTTCTCCTTCCACGGAGATGCGCCCAGGTTTCTCCGGGCGGTCGTCGGGGCCGGCGCCTTTCTCCTTCTGTTCGGCCTGGTCAGGCTGCTCAAGCCCGCCAAAGTTGAACCGCAACTGCCGGATGCGGTAGGGTTGGAGCAAGCCCGCCAGGTTATCGACAGCGTTCCCGAGACTGCAGCCAACCTGGCCCTGCTGGGAGATAAAGCTTTGCTGTTCTCAGCGCAGCGGGATGGTTTTGTCATGTATGGCATTGAGAAACGCTCCTGGATTGCCCTTGGTGACCCGGTTGGATCTCTTGATGTGGCCCGTGATTTGGCTTGGCAGTTTCGTGAGCTGGTGGAACAAAACGGTGGGCAGACCATCTTTTACGAGGTCGGTCCAAAGCTGATGCATATCTATCTGGACATGGGCTTGATGCTGTTCAAGCTTGGCGAAACCGCCCGGGTCCCCTTGGCCGACTTTTCTCTGGAGGGGAAAAAGCGCAGCAGTCTGCGCTACACCAAACGGCATCTGGAAAAAGAAGGGTACTGTTTTGAGGTTATTCCGGCTCCGCCAAGCGGCGCACTGCTGACTGAAATCAAAGCGGTGTCCGATGCCTGGCTCGGGACCAAGAATGTCCGTGAAAAAGGGTTTTCCTTGGGGTTTTTCGATACTTCTTACCTTGCTAATTTTCCCCTTGCCGTGGTCAGGCGGCATGATGAAATCATTGCTTTTGCCAATTTATGGCCCGGGCCCGACCAGGAAGAATTATCCATCGACCTGATGCGCTTTCGCCCGGAGAGCCCTAGTGGGATCATGGATTTTCTCTTTGTTAATCTGCTGCTGTGGGGGCAGGAGCAAGGTTATCGGTTCTTCGATCTGGGCATGGCTCCTTTGTCGGGGATGGAAAATCGCCCCTTTGCACCGGTCTGGCATCGGATCGGCGCTTTTGTTTTCAGGCAGGGCGAGCATTTTTACAATTTTGAAGGCCTGCGCGCCTATAAACAGAAGTTCAATCCGCTCTGGGAGCCGCGCTATCTCGCCTGTCCGGGCGGACTGGCGCTGCCGCAGGCGTTGCTGAATGTGTCCACGTTGATCAGCGGAGGGATCAAGGGGCTTATCGGCAGGTAG
- the mobB gene encoding molybdopterin-guanine dinucleotide biosynthesis protein B: MSKAIAFVARLSGTGKTTLVEAVIRILAARGYRVGAIKHDAHDFEIDKPGKDSYRFTAAGAATTVVASRRKTAVVRQNPDAPKLEFLLDSYCRDLDVVLVEGFKGGSLPKIEVHRQGFSPSPTLAESGALSQVVAIACDGDCSETGLPHLDLNDPEAVADFVLQHARLI, translated from the coding sequence ATGAGCAAAGCGATTGCTTTTGTCGCCCGTTTGTCGGGGACTGGCAAAACAACCCTGGTCGAAGCGGTCATTAGAATCCTGGCCGCACGCGGCTATCGGGTCGGGGCCATCAAGCATGACGCCCATGATTTTGAAATCGACAAGCCGGGTAAGGACAGCTACCGTTTTACTGCGGCCGGTGCCGCAACGACGGTGGTCGCGTCCCGCCGAAAAACCGCCGTAGTCAGGCAGAATCCGGATGCTCCCAAACTTGAATTCCTGCTCGACAGTTACTGTCGTGATTTGGATGTCGTCCTCGTCGAAGGGTTTAAGGGAGGATCTCTGCCCAAGATAGAAGTTCACCGGCAAGGGTTTTCCCCATCCCCAACCCTTGCCGAATCAGGCGCTTTGAGTCAGGTCGTCGCCATTGCCTGCGATGGTGATTGTAGCGAAACCGGTTTACCTCATCTGGATCTGAACGATCCCGAGGCGGTAGCGGATTTTGTCCTGCAACATGCCAGGTTGATTTAA
- a CDS encoding molybdenum cofactor biosynthesis protein MoaE: protein MNMQEQINTWKKDPEFVKRVGMILCHNGIVRGTTREGGKPVTRVRVTPDQDKIAVLRAEYEQAPGIYRVAVEAHGGELNPGDDLLFILVAGDIRENVKATLAELLDRIKSEAVKKEEFLA, encoded by the coding sequence ATGAATATGCAAGAGCAGATCAACACCTGGAAGAAAGATCCGGAGTTTGTCAAAAGAGTCGGTATGATTCTTTGCCACAATGGAATTGTGCGTGGAACGACCCGTGAAGGGGGGAAGCCGGTCACTCGGGTCAGGGTCACTCCGGATCAGGACAAGATTGCCGTCCTGCGCGCCGAATATGAGCAGGCGCCGGGTATTTATCGGGTTGCCGTTGAGGCCCATGGCGGTGAATTGAACCCCGGTGATGATTTACTGTTCATTCTGGTGGCTGGCGATATTCGTGAGAATGTCAAGGCAACCCTGGCAGAATTGCTTGATCGCATCAAATCGGAAGCGGTTAAAAAAGAAGAATTTCTCGCCTGA
- a CDS encoding molybdopterin molybdotransferase MoeA, giving the protein MKRECQNLSCSEALDRLLTVVSPVKTQCLEIAEACGHVLAETVKTPRPFPDTRRSAVDGYALGSLAADDFALVDTLAAEDIPRSALSGNAAAAVMTGATVPAGAQTVVRVEDVLLKGHQVEPKVELVAGANINGIGEEAEKGLPVLAAGERMNAVSHSVLCYLGVDQVQVFRRPRIGILITGNELLRPGQQHRPGMVYECNSSLLRNMLNRMGIDVVVRGPVADSPEVLSKVLDQLAWQNDLVVTSGGVSMGKFDYIRPLLKQSGFELLVDRTKIKPGRPMLVARRDQQLFFGMPGYPAAFLVNLFVYLVPVLRKLSGLRSIHPSYRTARLKTAVTGRTGRSDMIRVQLEQNGSVTEATPLESQLTSHFINMADCNGLVVLDEDCAGLAAGTEVQVLDFAAVIG; this is encoded by the coding sequence ATGAAGCGAGAATGTCAAAATTTATCCTGTTCCGAAGCCCTTGATCGCCTGTTGACAGTGGTCAGCCCGGTCAAAACCCAATGCCTGGAGATTGCGGAAGCCTGTGGTCATGTTCTGGCGGAAACAGTCAAAACGCCCCGTCCTTTTCCAGATACCCGGCGGAGCGCGGTCGATGGCTATGCTCTCGGGTCGTTGGCCGCTGACGATTTTGCATTGGTCGATACCTTGGCGGCTGAGGATATTCCACGTTCGGCGCTAAGTGGCAATGCTGCCGCAGCGGTCATGACCGGCGCGACCGTGCCGGCAGGTGCGCAGACCGTTGTTCGGGTGGAAGACGTGTTGCTGAAAGGGCATCAGGTCGAGCCAAAAGTCGAATTGGTTGCCGGTGCCAACATCAACGGGATCGGTGAAGAGGCCGAAAAGGGGCTGCCGGTTCTGGCCGCAGGGGAGCGGATGAACGCGGTTTCCCATAGTGTGCTGTGCTACCTGGGGGTGGACCAGGTCCAGGTCTTTCGGCGACCGCGCATCGGCATTTTGATTACCGGCAATGAGCTGCTGCGGCCGGGGCAACAGCACCGACCGGGGATGGTCTATGAGTGCAACAGTTCCCTGTTGCGGAATATGCTGAACAGAATGGGCATCGATGTTGTGGTCCGCGGACCGGTGGCCGACTCTCCGGAGGTCTTGTCCAAGGTTCTCGACCAACTGGCCTGGCAAAACGATCTGGTGGTCACGTCCGGCGGGGTGTCGATGGGGAAATTTGATTACATCCGGCCGCTGCTCAAGCAGAGTGGCTTTGAATTACTGGTCGATCGAACCAAAATAAAGCCGGGTCGACCGATGTTGGTCGCCCGTCGGGACCAGCAGCTGTTTTTCGGCATGCCAGGTTATCCGGCAGCCTTCCTGGTCAACCTGTTTGTGTATCTGGTCCCGGTGCTGCGCAAGCTGAGCGGTCTGCGCTCTATTCATCCGAGCTACCGTACTGCCCGCTTGAAAACAGCCGTGACTGGTCGAACCGGCCGGAGCGATATGATCCGCGTTCAGTTGGAGCAAAATGGTTCGGTGACTGAAGCAACCCCGTTGGAAAGTCAGTTAACCTCACACTTTATCAATATGGCCGACTGCAACGGATTGGTGGTTCTTGATGAGGATTGCGCAGGGCTGGCCGCCGGGACGGAAGTTCAGGTGCTGGACTTTGCTGCTGTTATCGGTTGA
- a CDS encoding molybdopterin-binding protein, producing the protein MIKVPLGEAEGQVLGYDITVVDVQKGLKGVAFSRGHTIRKEDLAVLERLGKQNIYVWEGSEEEIHEEEAALTVAPLIAGPNIRYDEAPKEGKIGFYATCAGLFEVDVERLERINRLAIPSLPTIHTHFPVQANKLVAAFRIIPLTCKRKLLEQITAELDRPLLRIKPYVVKNAAILVTGSEVYHQRVRDGFTPKLTAKLAALGISVTSAEVLPDDKMMISRAIRAAAESCELLLITGGTSVDPDDITTVAMREAGVVFPQKGNPVQPGNNLTIGYADQSTVCAIPAAALHYAATAFDIYLPRLAAGQRILPEELALTGHGGLCHFCPVCHFPICPFGRN; encoded by the coding sequence ATGATCAAAGTTCCTTTAGGAGAAGCAGAAGGCCAGGTTCTCGGTTATGACATAACCGTTGTCGATGTGCAGAAAGGGCTGAAGGGAGTTGCCTTCAGTCGCGGCCATACGATTCGCAAGGAGGATCTGGCCGTTTTGGAACGCCTTGGAAAGCAGAACATTTATGTTTGGGAAGGCAGCGAAGAAGAAATCCACGAGGAAGAAGCCGCGCTGACCGTGGCACCGCTTATTGCCGGCCCCAATATCCGTTATGACGAGGCTCCCAAAGAAGGGAAGATCGGCTTTTATGCAACCTGCGCCGGGCTGTTCGAAGTTGATGTCGAGCGGCTGGAGCGGATCAATCGGCTGGCTATCCCTTCACTGCCGACCATTCATACCCACTTTCCCGTCCAAGCCAACAAACTGGTTGCCGCTTTCCGGATTATCCCGCTGACCTGCAAGCGCAAGCTGCTGGAACAGATCACCGCTGAACTGGATCGCCCCCTCTTGCGCATCAAACCCTATGTTGTAAAAAACGCTGCAATTCTGGTGACGGGAAGCGAAGTTTATCATCAGCGGGTCCGCGACGGTTTTACCCCCAAACTGACCGCAAAGCTTGCTGCCCTGGGAATCTCAGTTACCTCTGCCGAGGTTCTTCCCGATGATAAAATGATGATCAGCCGGGCGATTCGGGCTGCGGCGGAGAGTTGTGAACTGTTGTTGATCACCGGCGGGACCTCGGTCGATCCGGATGATATTACAACTGTGGCCATGCGTGAGGCCGGGGTGGTCTTCCCGCAGAAGGGTAATCCGGTTCAGCCGGGGAACAACCTCACGATCGGCTATGCCGACCAGAGTACGGTTTGCGCCATTCCGGCTGCGGCATTGCATTATGCTGCAACCGCCTTCGATATTTATCTGCCGCGGCTGGCCGCTGGGCAGCGGATCTTACCTGAAGAACTGGCTTTGACCGGTCACGGAGGGCTCTGTCATTTTTGTCCAGTCTGCCATTTTCCGATTTGTCCGTTCGGGAGAAACTGA
- a CDS encoding methyl-accepting chemotaxis protein has protein sequence MRLKLGIRNKLLLPITFIMIAGMLISAIMSYNYTKNAITSAVGANMLDTVDSSRKQVAAWVLNLESDLHTFSLNPLFEQVLDDPSLDTRLNKILQQIKQVAPQYENLGLLDHTGLLIAGSNPAIVGKLRLNERDYFKGAMNGNAVISQPVVSRDTGNPIFVVSVPLKKDGTIQGVLFAAVDLSGFSKTFIDPIKIGEKGYAFVTDKSGVLIAHPDKKRILKVNTRDYTIGQKMTDKTSANKIVSYILDGEKKILAFAVDEITGWTIGVTASPEDIYSAVLKIRNVNVIMTIILVVVIGLVLFILVTPIVNALKKGVAFADAVRSGDTSMRLGMQRSDELGQLSSALDAMADGLQARAERVEQVADGDLSVNIALQSDHDTLGHALVKMIKNLNQSLAEVNMVGEQVASGSTQISGAAQSLSQGGSESAASLEEITASVTQMASQSEANAENALQAKKLSASAQAFADQGNSRMKDMVQAMTKIQGSSQNISKIIKTIDEIAFQTNLLALNAAVEAARAGQHGKGFAVVAEEVRNLAARSAKAAKETAELIEGSVTLTTDGANIANQTATELENIVNEVHKVTDLVTEIAAVSEEQAQGIRQVNVGLGQIDAVTQQNMAMAEESAASAEELASQADRLQAMLRQFRLTAIEEQNSTRLGGGALTKSVQKSIA, from the coding sequence ATGAGATTGAAATTAGGTATTCGAAATAAATTACTCCTCCCGATAACCTTTATCATGATTGCCGGAATGTTGATTTCGGCGATCATGTCTTACAATTATACGAAAAACGCCATCACCTCGGCCGTGGGCGCAAATATGCTTGATACCGTTGATTCCAGCCGGAAGCAGGTGGCTGCCTGGGTTTTGAATTTGGAATCTGATTTGCACACCTTTTCCTTGAATCCTCTGTTTGAGCAAGTGCTTGATGATCCGAGCCTGGATACCAGACTGAACAAAATCCTTCAGCAGATCAAACAGGTTGCGCCCCAGTATGAAAATCTGGGATTGCTGGATCACACCGGGTTGCTCATTGCCGGCAGTAACCCCGCCATTGTTGGCAAATTAAGGTTGAACGAACGGGATTACTTTAAAGGTGCGATGAACGGAAACGCTGTGATTTCCCAGCCGGTTGTCAGCCGTGATACGGGGAATCCGATTTTTGTCGTATCGGTTCCACTGAAAAAGGATGGGACGATTCAGGGTGTCCTCTTTGCAGCTGTTGATTTATCCGGATTTTCGAAGACTTTTATCGATCCAATAAAAATTGGCGAAAAAGGTTATGCTTTCGTGACAGATAAAAGTGGTGTGCTGATCGCCCACCCTGACAAAAAGCGGATTCTCAAGGTTAATACCCGTGACTACACCATCGGCCAAAAAATGACCGACAAAACGAGTGCCAACAAAATCGTTTCTTACATTCTGGATGGAGAAAAGAAAATTCTGGCTTTTGCCGTTGATGAGATCACGGGCTGGACGATCGGAGTGACCGCTTCTCCTGAAGATATTTATTCGGCAGTGCTGAAAATACGCAATGTGAACGTGATCATGACCATTATTCTGGTGGTTGTCATTGGTTTGGTTCTTTTTATTCTGGTGACCCCGATTGTTAACGCCTTAAAAAAAGGCGTTGCTTTTGCTGACGCGGTCCGCTCTGGCGACACATCCATGCGGCTGGGAATGCAGCGTTCCGATGAACTTGGTCAGCTTAGTTCCGCACTGGATGCGATGGCCGATGGATTACAGGCCCGTGCAGAAAGGGTCGAGCAAGTCGCTGATGGGGATTTGAGCGTGAACATAGCCCTGCAGTCCGACCACGATACCCTTGGTCATGCACTGGTCAAGATGATCAAAAATCTCAATCAAAGCCTGGCCGAGGTCAATATGGTTGGTGAGCAGGTTGCTTCGGGAAGTACCCAGATTTCAGGAGCCGCACAATCGCTGTCCCAGGGTGGTTCGGAGTCGGCTGCGTCTCTGGAGGAAATCACCGCATCGGTGACGCAGATGGCCTCACAAAGCGAGGCCAATGCTGAAAATGCCTTGCAGGCGAAGAAGCTTTCCGCTTCCGCACAGGCATTTGCCGATCAGGGGAATAGTCGAATGAAAGATATGGTCCAGGCCATGACGAAAATTCAGGGGTCGAGCCAGAACATATCTAAAATCATCAAGACCATCGATGAGATTGCCTTCCAGACCAATTTGCTGGCGCTGAATGCGGCAGTTGAAGCGGCTCGGGCCGGTCAGCATGGCAAGGGTTTTGCCGTGGTTGCGGAAGAAGTCCGTAATCTTGCCGCACGCAGTGCCAAGGCCGCCAAAGAAACCGCCGAACTCATCGAAGGTTCGGTGACCTTGACGACAGATGGAGCGAATATCGCAAATCAAACCGCGACAGAGCTGGAAAATATTGTCAACGAAGTTCACAAGGTTACTGATCTGGTCACGGAAATTGCGGCGGTTTCCGAAGAGCAGGCGCAGGGGATCAGGCAAGTCAATGTCGGCCTTGGACAAATCGATGCGGTGACCCAGCAGAATATGGCTATGGCCGAAGAGAGCGCAGCATCTGCCGAAGAACTGGCGTCCCAGGCCGATCGTTTGCAGGCCATGTTGAGGCAGTTCCGTTTGACGGCCATAGAAGAGCAAAATTCAACCCGCTTGGGTGGTGGGGCATTAACGAAATCCGTGCAAAAAAGCATCGCATGA
- a CDS encoding SLC13 family permease → MNNKKWVGLIAAILVVVLAYFLPTGANLSQPGKMSLAILVAGIVLWVMEVMPLAVTAFLLMVCLPYFGILDWHTTWAKFISPVIFFVIATFAITVALLKTNLATRIAGILIRWSKGESKKLVLGFIVGTALLSSVCNNVPSCSLFMGLALSILSANGSSPGQSNLGKCLMIGVPFGAMLGGAMTPAGTSINIMAMGLLKQGVGIDISFLDWMLFGVPFAILMIPFCWLSLVLIFKPEPVSKEAIDSINELVAKTGKLEKNEKKILVIIIALLVLWIASTWISWLDATGIAVMGLVAMFFPGIEVITWDEFVKGVSWEVVIMIGGVQSVASGILATGAASWLVHTALADSAVWGGTILAGAVATVVSILHVVCPVGPAIAGMATVPIAELAKLAGASPIVFTVIVGFGAAITFILPLDCVPLITYGKGYYRMGEMVKAGLFPTLCLIVISALLMPLIGQMVGL, encoded by the coding sequence ATGAATAATAAGAAGTGGGTTGGCCTGATAGCCGCAATCTTGGTTGTTGTTCTCGCTTATTTTCTGCCAACAGGGGCAAATCTTTCGCAGCCTGGCAAAATGTCTTTGGCGATTTTGGTTGCCGGAATTGTTCTCTGGGTTATGGAGGTCATGCCGCTGGCTGTGACAGCCTTTTTGCTGATGGTGTGTCTGCCTTATTTTGGAATACTCGATTGGCATACAACCTGGGCGAAATTCATTAGCCCGGTTATCTTTTTTGTCATCGCAACCTTTGCCATAACTGTTGCGCTGCTAAAAACCAATCTGGCAACCCGTATTGCCGGCATCCTCATCCGCTGGTCCAAAGGGGAGTCAAAAAAGCTCGTGCTTGGATTTATTGTCGGAACCGCATTGCTTTCGTCCGTCTGTAACAATGTGCCATCGTGCTCGCTGTTTATGGGACTGGCATTATCGATTCTGTCGGCAAATGGCTCTTCTCCCGGGCAAAGCAATTTAGGCAAATGCTTAATGATTGGTGTCCCGTTCGGCGCTATGCTGGGAGGCGCCATGACCCCGGCAGGAACGTCCATCAATATTATGGCGATGGGGCTTTTGAAACAGGGCGTCGGGATAGACATATCCTTTCTTGACTGGATGCTTTTCGGGGTTCCATTCGCGATTCTGATGATTCCTTTTTGCTGGCTGTCTCTGGTCCTTATTTTCAAGCCGGAACCGGTCAGCAAAGAAGCGATCGATTCAATCAATGAATTGGTTGCCAAGACCGGGAAATTAGAGAAAAACGAGAAAAAAATTCTTGTCATTATCATAGCGTTGCTGGTGCTCTGGATAGCAAGCACATGGATTTCCTGGCTTGATGCGACCGGGATCGCGGTGATGGGCCTGGTTGCCATGTTCTTCCCTGGGATCGAAGTGATTACCTGGGATGAATTCGTCAAGGGCGTTTCGTGGGAAGTAGTGATTATGATTGGCGGTGTCCAATCGGTGGCATCCGGGATTTTGGCGACAGGTGCCGCATCCTGGCTGGTCCATACCGCCCTTGCTGATTCCGCCGTCTGGGGTGGAACGATACTGGCAGGGGCCGTTGCTACTGTTGTGAGTATTCTCCATGTCGTGTGTCCGGTCGGGCCGGCCATTGCCGGCATGGCAACCGTGCCTATCGCGGAGCTGGCGAAACTGGCTGGAGCTAGCCCGATCGTATTTACGGTCATCGTTGGTTTTGGTGCGGCAATAACCTTTATCCTGCCGCTGGATTGTGTGCCGCTGATCACTTATGGAAAAGGTTATTATCGGATGGGAGAGATGGTCAAGGCAGGTCTCTTCCCAACCCTCTGTCTGATTGTCATCAGTGCGCTGCTAATGCCGCTGATCGGGCAGATGGTTGGATTATAA